Proteins from a genomic interval of Papaver somniferum cultivar HN1 unplaced genomic scaffold, ASM357369v1 unplaced-scaffold_1412, whole genome shotgun sequence:
- the LOC113335381 gene encoding probable amidase At4g34880, whose product QAGAVIVDKLAITNINTILNPALSGETQVEKFELKVALNAYLGELVSSPVRSLAEVISFNTKNPSLEKTTTYGQDFFIGAQKTSGNIGAAEKKVYEKLKKLDDDGFVSLMNKNNLFAVVTPGSRFSTVLAIGGHPGINVPAGFQPNGMPIGITFGGLRGSEPKLIEISYAFEQLTLARKPPSYEMLTKTLNTIANQDGITSSDSLIEMII is encoded by the exons GCAAGCAGGTGCAGTAATAGTGGACAAATTGGCAATCACCAACATAAACACTATTCTCAATCCCGCTCTAAGTGGTGAAACCCAAGTAGAGAAGTTCGAGCTAAAGGTGGCCCTCAATGCTTACCTAGGAGAACTAGTTTCTTCTCCAGTCAGGTCGTTAGCTGAAGTGATCTCCTTCAAtacaaaaaatccttctttg GAGAAAACAACTACATATGGTCAAGACTTTTTTATAGGTGCTCAAAAGACAAGTGGAAACATTGGGGCAGCAGAGAAAAAGGTGTATGAGAAGCTGAAAAAACTTGATGATGATGGGTTTGTGAGTCTGATGAATAAAAACAATTTGTTTGCAGTCGTGACTCCAGGGAGTCGGTTCTCAACAGTGCTTGCTATTGGAGGACACCCAGGAATCAACGTTCCAGCAGGATTTCAACCGAATGGAATGCCTATTGGAATCACATTTGGTGGACTAAGGGGTTCAGAACCAAAGCTCATTGAGATTTCTTATGCTTTTGAACAGTTGACACTTGCTAGGAAACCTCCTTCCTATGAAATGTTAACAAAGACTCTAAACACAATTGCCAACC